One stretch of Nitrospirota bacterium DNA includes these proteins:
- a CDS encoding SDR family oxidoreductase produces the protein MRLKDKIAIVTGGGTGIGKSITESFVKEGARVMICSRNLENLNSTAKSLNNQYGEEKVFALSVNVNKKEEVESSVAEVIQKWGEVHILVNNAGRSGRLPLLESTDEEWLDILDTNLNGIYFFSKAVLRSMKDQSHGRIINISSVLGKFGVAGYTAYSASKHGVVGFSSALALEVAPRGITVNTICPGWVETQMASQGIQETAKALNVSTDEFRKMAINAIPIKRFVALEEVAELAIFLSGEEARAITGQAINICGGSVMH, from the coding sequence ATGAGATTAAAAGATAAGATTGCGATTGTGACGGGCGGCGGAACTGGCATCGGAAAATCCATAACGGAATCCTTTGTCAAGGAAGGGGCGCGTGTCATGATCTGTTCAAGAAATCTTGAGAATTTAAATTCGACCGCAAAGTCATTAAATAATCAGTATGGCGAAGAAAAGGTCTTTGCGCTGTCGGTCAATGTCAATAAGAAGGAGGAAGTTGAGAGTTCCGTTGCCGAAGTCATCCAGAAATGGGGCGAGGTTCATATTCTCGTGAATAATGCGGGACGGTCCGGAAGATTGCCCTTATTGGAAAGCACGGACGAGGAGTGGCTGGATATTCTAGATACGAATCTCAACGGGATTTATTTTTTCAGCAAGGCCGTCTTAAGGTCAATGAAAGATCAAAGTCACGGAAGAATCATCAATATCTCTTCCGTGCTTGGGAAGTTTGGCGTTGCGGGGTATACGGCCTATTCTGCCTCTAAACATGGTGTCGTTGGTTTTTCGAGCGCATTGGCCCTGGAGGTTGCTCCACGAGGAATAACGGTCAACACGATTTGTCCCGGTTGGGTAGAAACACAAATGGCGTCTCAAGGAATCCAGGAAACCGCGAAGGCCTTGAATGTCTCTACCGACGAATTCAGAAAAATGGCCATTAATGCAATACCGATCAAGAGATTTGTCGCTTTGGAAGAGGTTGCGGAATTGGCGATCTTCCTTTCGGGCGAAGAGGCGCGGGCGATTACGGGGCAGGCCATTAATATCTGCGGCGGCTCCGTCATGCATTGA
- a CDS encoding nitronate monooxygenase, with protein MNSKQNITLPSLTIGKHTSRYPVIQGGMGIRISASRLASAVGNAGGIGVVSTVALGLDSPYYKKDGATSKDYFRANILALRDELRMTREKSPKGIFGVNCMVAITDYEEMVRTSAEYGAQIIFSGAGLPVNLPEYVKEYPDVAIVPIISSVKAASIIIKKWERLHQRMPDAYVVETPNFAGGHLGARPDEITDPVFALDKVVPEVLEFLHKEAQLNIPVIAAGGIFYHKDILRIMGLGAHGVQLGSRFVGTFECDAADSFKEMFIKAKEEDIVIVKSPVGMPGRAIRSEFTERFEKGLEVDDKCFAKCLKHCACRDKRETYCIASMLDKAQRGNLEEGLFFAGTNAWKIKKIVSVQELMEELVGINQMAEETAVSPSISS; from the coding sequence ATGAATTCAAAACAAAATATCACTCTTCCATCACTGACGATTGGGAAACACACCTCGCGATATCCTGTCATTCAGGGAGGAATGGGAATCCGGATATCTGCTTCGAGATTGGCCTCAGCGGTGGGAAATGCCGGCGGGATTGGTGTGGTCTCAACTGTGGCACTCGGCCTGGATTCACCCTATTACAAAAAGGACGGCGCTACATCCAAAGATTATTTTCGTGCCAATATTCTGGCGCTTCGGGATGAACTCCGAATGACCCGGGAAAAAAGCCCGAAAGGAATTTTTGGCGTTAATTGCATGGTTGCTATTACCGACTACGAAGAGATGGTCAGAACTTCCGCGGAATATGGTGCGCAAATTATTTTTTCCGGCGCAGGTCTGCCCGTCAATCTTCCGGAATATGTCAAGGAATACCCGGATGTGGCCATTGTTCCGATAATTTCTTCAGTTAAAGCCGCATCCATTATCATTAAAAAATGGGAAAGACTGCACCAAAGGATGCCTGATGCCTATGTGGTCGAGACTCCCAATTTTGCCGGAGGGCATCTCGGTGCCAGGCCAGATGAAATTACCGATCCGGTCTTTGCTCTGGATAAAGTCGTTCCCGAGGTGTTGGAATTTTTGCATAAAGAGGCCCAGCTTAACATTCCCGTTATTGCAGCCGGAGGTATCTTTTATCACAAAGATATCCTGCGCATCATGGGATTGGGCGCCCATGGCGTGCAATTAGGTTCGAGATTTGTAGGCACATTTGAATGCGATGCGGCGGATAGTTTTAAAGAAATGTTCATAAAAGCCAAGGAAGAAGACATTGTTATTGTTAAAAGTCCCGTCGGCATGCCGGGACGGGCAATTCGAAGCGAATTTACTGAACGTTTTGAAAAAGGGCTTGAGGTCGATGATAAGTGTTTTGCCAAGTGTTTAAAACATTGCGCCTGCCGCGACAAGAGAGAGACTTACTGTATTGCATCCATGCTTGACAAAGCGCAGAGAGGAAATCTGGAAGAGGGTCTGTTTTTTGCAGGAACGAACGCCTGGAAAATTAAAAAGATTGTTTCCGTTCAGGAACTCATGGAAGAACTTGTTGGAATTAATCAGATGGCGGAAGAAACAGCCGTCTCTCCTTCCATTTCTTCCTGA